TAAAGCACCGGTACCAAATTCCATGGTAATGTAATCGTCGAATATGATAGGCACTTTGCGGTTTACCATGGGGATGATTGCAAACTTTCCTTTTAGATTTTTATACCGTTCATCCTCCGGATGCACACATACTGCAGTATCCCCCAAAATGGTTTCAGGACGGGTGGTAGCAATGGTAATCCATTCGTCCGCACTTCCTTCAATTTTGTATTTTACGTAATAAAGTTTTGAATTAACTTCTTTGTGAATTACTTCTTCATCGCTTACTGCTGTTAATCCCTGAGGATCCCAATTTACCATTCGTACGCCACGGTAAATTTGACCTTTGTTGTACAAATCAATAAAAACATCAATTACGGCTTCACTTAAATCCGCTTCCATGGTAAAGCGGGTGCGGTCCCAATCGCAGGAAGCTCCGAGTTTTTTTAGTTGCTCGAGTATAATTCCCCCATATTTTTCCTTCCATTCCCAGGCGTGTTTCAAAAAATCTTCGCGGCTGAGGTCGGATTTTTGAATTCCTTTTTCTTTTAATAAGGCCACTACTTTGGCTTCGGTGGCAATAGAAGCATGGTCGGTTCCCGGCACCCAACAAGCGTTTTTTCCCTGCATGCGCGCCTTACGGATTAACACATCCTGAATAGTATTGTTTAGCATGTGTCCCATATGCAACACACCGGTAACATTGGGTGGAGGTATAACAATGGTATAAGGTTCGCGTGCATCGGGTGTGGATTTAAAAAATTGTTTTTCCAACCAGTAGCTGTACCACTTGTTTTCAATATCCTTAGGAGCGTAGGTTTTAGGGATTTCCATAAATAGGTTTCAAAAAATAAGATGCAAATTTATAAATATAGTGGGAAGGCGATACTCGCTCGACTCGAAAATATGAATTTGGAGATAAAAATTATGTTTTTTGGCACGATTTTAGCTAAATTTTAATCCTGCGAAAATGAAACAGATTTTTTAGATTTGCGAAAACAAGTTTAAAACCTAATTAAAATGAAAAAACTAATACTTCTAAGCTTATTTATTTCGGGAATTGGATTAAAAGGGTTTGCCCAAGAAAATGCGGCACCTGCTCCAAATCCAAACGCTGCAGAAATTACCTTCGAAAATGAAACCCATGATTATGGTACCATAAAACAAGGCGCCAATGGGACGTATGAATTTAAATTTAAAAACACCGGTAAGGAGCCATTGATCATTAGTAATGCGCAGGGCTCATGTGGATGCACTGTTCCATCCTGGCCAAAAGAACCAATACTGCCGGGACAGGGAAACGTGATAAAAGTAACTTATGATACAAAAAGAGTAGGCCCTTTCACAAAGACCGTAACCTTAACATCCAATGCAAAAACTCCTTCAAAGATTATTAACATTAAGGGAGTTGTGCAAGAGGAGCCGCAGGAAGAAACTTTTCCGGGCAAGAAATCAGCAGATGGCAGTCCATTTGAAATGAAATAATCAAAAATAAATAAACAACAAACCAACAATTAAAAACAACAAACAAATGAAAAAAGTAATTTTATCGATGGCTGTGGTAGTTTGCAGTGTATTTGCAGCAAACGCACAGGAAGCAGCAAAACCTGCTGATGCAGCAGCAAATCCAAATGCAGCTGAAATTGCATTCGTAACTGAAACAATCGATTACGGTACAATTGAGCACAATGCAGATGGAAACCGTGAGTTTAAATTTAAAAACACCGGTAAAGAACCCTTAATTATCACCAATTGCCAAGGTTCATGCGGATGTACTGTTCCAACTTGGCCAAAAGAACCAATTAAGCCGGGAGCAACCAGTTCAATTAAAGTGCACTATGCAACTGACCGTGTTGGGCAATTTGAAAAAACTGTAACGGTAACATCCAATGCAAAAACTCCTTCAAAAGTTATTAAAATCAAAGGAGTTGTGAAACCAGATCCTACACCGGCTGAAGCTCCTGTAAAAGATGCAGTTGCTCCAACTGAATCACATTAAGAAATAGGTTTAATTTTATAAAGGCCTGCTGTATTCAAATACAGTGGGCTTTTTGTTTTTGATTTTGTTTGATTTTTAATTTTTAGTTATCTAAAATATTGACTATCCTTGTTATAGATAAATAGAATACTCACCCCTTAAATTTCTCAACTATGAAATCATTTTTCTCAAGGGCACAAAATTGGAAATTAATTAACCTTACCCCCCCCCCCCCGATCTAAAAAATTCAATATCAGTTAGTTGCGTATTGGTTGTTCTGTCCGTTCTTCTAAATTGTAACATGGTACATTCCCAAAGTGCTCCACCACCCTTAAATTCAAATCATGATTCCACCTTGCGTGGCATGTATGTGAGCTGTGGAGATGAATTAATATTGGAGCTATTCCGAAATGCTAATGTTTATGACTCCACCGATTGTGGTAAAACACCAAAAATGTGCGGATTGATTGAGTTTTGTAACACACGATACATAAATTATGTAGCTGTATATTCATTAGGAAAAAAGTATACAACCGGCGACCCAAACCCGATAGTAGGAAATTTTGTATTTTTTGATGCTGTAAAACGATTTTTGCAGGTAATGCATGATAATGGAATTAAGGTAGGAATAGTAATCTCGAACAAAGAGTTTTTGGAAAGTCAAACAAACTTTGGAACTTTTGTTACATCTGATTTTTTTTGGGAGGAGCCAACACTTCCTTGGGATAGCACTTGTATTAGTTTGGGTAAGGGTGCACCAAATTCAATTGCTTCCGGTTCATTTCCTGATTATGGTTATTTAAATCCCGGACCAAGCTGTACCATTGAAGAGTGCCCGGCTCCTTATGAATTGGCCGAAATGCTAAAGCAGGTATTACGCGTATATCAGTACAGTTATTGGGTACGCGATTCTACTATTGCCAATGGCTGTGTTGGTTGTACCTCACGCACCAGCACCGTTGCACCGGCTTCACCCAAATATTTATTTGATTACATGAGTTTAGAGTATGAATATTGGGATTATAGTACCTATAAAAACGCAGACTCAACAGGTATAACCGGTAAGAAGGGAGGTTGGAATGCTTTTTTTCAAATATCGCAAGCAATGATTTATGTGTATGGACACATGTGCAACGCAATGAAAATGGAATTAGAATGGAGGTTAGCACCAGCTGATGAAGATGCAAATCGATCATATCCAGCAAATCCTGGTGATTTAGCTGCAGAAAACATGCTTCCAATCAGTATGCAAGCACAGTATATTGCTAGAGCGTTTAATAGG
The sequence above is a segment of the Bacteroidota bacterium genome. Coding sequences within it:
- a CDS encoding DUF1573 domain-containing protein; this encodes MKKLILLSLFISGIGLKGFAQENAAPAPNPNAAEITFENETHDYGTIKQGANGTYEFKFKNTGKEPLIISNAQGSCGCTVPSWPKEPILPGQGNVIKVTYDTKRVGPFTKTVTLTSNAKTPSKIINIKGVVQEEPQEETFPGKKSADGSPFEMK
- a CDS encoding DUF1573 domain-containing protein; translated protein: MKKVILSMAVVVCSVFAANAQEAAKPADAAANPNAAEIAFVTETIDYGTIEHNADGNREFKFKNTGKEPLIITNCQGSCGCTVPTWPKEPIKPGATSSIKVHYATDRVGQFEKTVTVTSNAKTPSKVIKIKGVVKPDPTPAEAPVKDAVAPTESH
- a CDS encoding T9SS type A sorting domain-containing protein; the protein is MVHSQSAPPPLNSNHDSTLRGMYVSCGDELILELFRNANVYDSTDCGKTPKMCGLIEFCNTRYINYVAVYSLGKKYTTGDPNPIVGNFVFFDAVKRFLQVMHDNGIKVGIVISNKEFLESQTNFGTFVTSDFFWEEPTLPWDSTCISLGKGAPNSIASGSFPDYGYLNPGPSCTIEECPAPYELAEMLKQVLRVYQYSYWVRDSTIANGCVGCTSRTSTVAPASPKYLFDYMSLEYEYWDYSTYKNADSTGITGKKGGWNAFFQISQAMIYVYGHMCNAMKMELEWRLAPADEDANRSYPANPGDLAAENMLPISMQAQYIARAFNRVLMSDYRAWDDLDYPKMINKTGNIHTKLADWPNDLNENDRHKLMPLFSAATIGEYKQCFDTLKFNTEVPPDTSEWGDDFFGKGLANGMTMFEFENLYMEQLESSITDNKRFSNNWEYKNTGSTLDTIDTLRQDIAGFMWFNYSTLKNVWRDTVAYNRQSQNQLPAELFLAQIYFNPNTAILSVKTADYEKSEAANLQLFNTEGKEVLKAKINSGRQNLSLSYLPAGAYLCRVNNGHASSNKKITIIK